One genomic segment of Thalassospiraceae bacterium LMO-SO8 includes these proteins:
- the hflX gene encoding GTPase HflX has product MSAAGGADTRSARASLDEAVALAGAIDLDVVHAETFELPRPRPSTLLGKGTVERIGETLHALPDCELVVVNANLTPVQQRNLETAWEAKVIDRTGLILEIFGARARTKEGRLQVDLAALSYQLGRLVRSWTHLERQRGGAGFMGGPGERQIELDRRMIRQRIARLKRELAEVKRTRSLQRRARQRVPYPVVALVGYTNAGKSTLFNRLTGADVVARDQLFATLDPTMRKLDLPEGGPVILSDTVGFISDLPHQLVNAFHATLEEVVEADMILHVRDIADPDTEIQRRDVLEVLSGLGLGDDSATPITEALNKIDLLTPEALSALEERIARQDNNPPVAISAVTGQGLDTLIQRIQDVLGDKLGELELDLGFDEGATLAWIYEHGEVLDRADSETGIHLRVRMDPRSQSQLLTRIDSARQSRLH; this is encoded by the coding sequence ATGTCCGCGGCCGGCGGGGCCGACACCCGTAGCGCGCGCGCCAGCCTGGACGAGGCCGTGGCGCTCGCCGGCGCCATCGACCTGGACGTCGTCCATGCCGAAACGTTCGAACTGCCCCGGCCCCGGCCCTCGACCCTTCTGGGCAAGGGCACGGTGGAGCGCATCGGCGAGACCCTGCATGCCTTGCCGGATTGCGAACTGGTCGTCGTCAACGCCAACCTGACGCCGGTTCAGCAGCGCAACCTGGAAACCGCCTGGGAAGCGAAGGTCATCGACCGCACGGGCCTGATCCTGGAAATTTTCGGCGCCCGGGCGCGGACCAAGGAAGGCCGCTTGCAGGTCGATCTGGCCGCCCTCAGCTATCAGTTGGGCCGTCTGGTCCGCAGTTGGACCCACCTGGAACGCCAGCGCGGCGGGGCGGGGTTCATGGGCGGCCCCGGCGAGCGGCAGATCGAACTCGACCGGCGCATGATCCGCCAGCGCATCGCGCGGCTGAAGCGCGAATTGGCCGAGGTTAAGCGCACGCGCTCCCTGCAACGCCGCGCGCGCCAACGCGTTCCCTATCCGGTGGTCGCATTGGTCGGCTACACCAACGCCGGCAAGTCGACCCTGTTCAACCGCCTGACCGGCGCCGACGTGGTCGCCCGCGACCAGTTGTTCGCGACCCTCGACCCGACCATGCGCAAACTCGACCTGCCGGAAGGTGGGCCGGTCATCCTGTCCGACACCGTGGGGTTCATTTCCGACCTGCCGCACCAATTGGTCAACGCCTTCCACGCGACCCTGGAAGAGGTCGTGGAGGCCGACATGATCCTGCACGTGCGCGACATCGCCGACCCGGATACGGAGATTCAGCGACGCGACGTGCTGGAGGTGCTGTCCGGCCTGGGATTGGGCGACGACTCGGCGACACCGATCACCGAGGCCCTCAACAAGATCGACCTGCTGACGCCGGAAGCCCTCAGCGCCCTGGAGGAACGCATCGCCCGCCAGGACAACAACCCGCCGGTCGCCATTTCCGCCGTGACCGGGCAGGGGTTGGACACCCTGATCCAGCGCATCCAGGACGTGCTCGGTGACAAGCTCGGAGAATTGGAATTGGACCTGGGCTTCGACGAAGGCGCGACCCTGGCCTGGATTTATGAACACGGCGAGGTCCTGGACCGGGCCGACAGCGAAACCGGCATCCATCTGCGCGTCCGCATGGACCCGCGCAGCCAGTCGCAGCTTCTCACCCGTATCGACAGCGCCCGCCAGAGCCGTCTACACTAG
- the hfq gene encoding RNA chaperone Hfq, whose translation MSSEKSQNVQDVFLNHIRKNKTAVTVFLVNGVKLQGIVTWFDNFSVLLRRDGHTQLVYKHAISTVMPSVPVQLFEPDAAESVEG comes from the coding sequence ATGTCGTCAGAAAAATCACAAAACGTGCAGGACGTTTTTCTTAACCACATCAGGAAGAACAAAACTGCGGTCACGGTGTTTCTGGTCAACGGAGTCAAGCTACAGGGAATCGTCACCTGGTTTGACAATTTTTCCGTTCTCCTGCGCCGGGACGGGCATACGCAGTTGGTGTATAAACACGCCATCTCGACGGTCATGCCGTCCGTTCCCGTTCAATTGTTCGAACCGGATGCGGCCGAGTCCGTCGAGGGTTGA
- a CDS encoding HAD family hydrolase yields the protein MTDSHLLPPLPRPKAVVFDWDNTLVDTWPIIHDALNHTFRAWGLREWTLAETHAKVRKSLRDSFPGLFGDDWEKAGDVFYERYGAIHAEKLQPAAGAAGLLQNLVDAGVYLCVVSNKKGSFLRKEAQALGWVGHFGALVGAMDAPRDKPARDPIDMALQPGGVAAGEGVWFVGDADVDMECAHGAGCYPVLIRPQAPGLDEFTDFPPALHFPDCDSLCKFTQTL from the coding sequence TCGCACCTCTTGCCGCCGTTGCCCCGGCCCAAGGCCGTCGTCTTCGACTGGGACAACACCCTGGTCGATACCTGGCCGATCATCCATGACGCCCTGAACCATACCTTCCGGGCCTGGGGCCTGCGCGAATGGACGCTCGCCGAGACCCACGCCAAGGTCCGCAAGTCGCTCCGCGACAGCTTTCCCGGCCTGTTCGGCGACGACTGGGAAAAAGCCGGCGACGTGTTCTACGAACGCTATGGCGCGATCCATGCGGAAAAGCTGCAACCGGCGGCGGGGGCGGCGGGGCTCCTCCAGAATTTGGTGGATGCCGGCGTGTACCTTTGCGTGGTGTCGAACAAGAAAGGATCGTTCCTGCGCAAGGAGGCACAGGCCCTGGGCTGGGTCGGCCATTTCGGCGCCCTGGTCGGGGCCATGGACGCGCCGCGCGACAAGCCGGCCCGCGATCCCATCGACATGGCGCTGCAACCCGGCGGCGTGGCGGCCGGGGAGGGCGTGTGGTTCGTCGGCGACGCCGATGTCGACATGGAATGCGCCCACGGGGCCGGCTGTTATCCGGTGCTGATCCGCCCCCAAGCACCCGGACTAGACGAATTCACTGATTTTCCTCCGGCCCTGCATTTCCCCGATTGCGATAGTCTTTGCAAGTTCACTCAGACACTGTAA